The Pyrobaculum sp. 3827-6 genome has a segment encoding these proteins:
- a CDS encoding helix-turn-helix domain-containing protein, whose amino-acid sequence MPRTPGRLCCEKLREAAVKLLERGLSVEEVASLLGVSERTVRRRGRAAGGGVVERKAYDNIWIIVVKRRR is encoded by the coding sequence ATGCCCAGGACCCCGGGCCGCCTCTGCTGTGAAAAGCTGAGGGAGGCCGCCGTCAAGCTTCTGGAGAGGGGGCTCTCCGTAGAGGAGGTGGCCTCTCTCCTCGGCGTCTCGGAGAGGACCGTTAGGAGGAGGGGCAGGGCCGCAGGAGGCGGGGTTGTGGAGAGGAAGGCGTATGACAACATCTGGATCATAGTCGTAAAAAGAAGGCGGTAA